In Buchnera aphidicola (Aphis nasturtii), the genomic stretch CCAAAATGTTTTAAACCTGTGCCTAAAGTAAAATCAACATTTCTCAGTTTAACACCTTATACTAATTATTTTCCTTATTTTACATATAATATAAAAGTACTTAGTTATATTACAAACTTAGCTTTTCAAAAAAGAAGAAAAATATTACGTCATAGTTTAGGTAAAATATTTTCTGAAAAAGTTTTGATAAAATTAAATATTAATCCAAAATTAAGACCTGAAAATATTTCCATCTTACAATATTGTCAATTATCTAATTATATGATAGAAAATAATATTTATCAGAAATATATTTCTATTTAAATATATATTTTATACTTTAAATTGGAAAAAAATGAGCATTTATTTTATCAGCGATATTCATGGTTGTTATAGAGAATTTAAAATACTTTTAAAAAAATCAAATTTTAATATTCAAACAGATTATTTATGGGTTGCAGGTGATTTAGTTGGTAGAGGTCCTAACTCATTGAAAGTAATGAGATATCTTTATTCTATACAAGACAGAATAAATATAGTGCTTGGAAATCATGATTTAAATTTAATTGCAGTATATTCCGGTGTCAAAGAAAATAAAAAAGAAAACTACTTCGATGAGTTTTTATCTGCTAAGGATCGTCATCAATTAATTCATTGGTTACGTTCTCAACCTATTTTAAAAATTAATGAAAAACAAAAAATTATTATGGTACATGCAGGCATTAGTTCACAATGGAATCTGAAGACCATAAAAAAATGCTCTTTAGAAATTGAAAAATCTTTATTAAGTAATGATTACCCGTCATTTTTAAAGTCTGTTTTTAATAATAAAATAGATTATTGGGATTTTAATTTAAGCAAAATTGATCAATTGCGATATAGTATTAATGTTTTTACACGTATCAGGTATTGTTATCCTAATGGAAAGTTAAATCTTACATGCAAAAAATCTCCTAGTGTTGTTCAATATCCATTATTACCATGGTTTTTTATTCCAAATAAATTTCAAGAAAAATATTCTATTGTTTTTGGGCATTGGTCTTCTTTAAAAGATACAAAGGTCCCTAATCAATTTATTCCGATAGATAAAGGTTGTTGCTGGGGTGGAAAATTATTAATGCTAAGATGGGAAGATAAAAAATGTTTTTATCAATCTTATTTAGGGTAAA encodes the following:
- a CDS encoding symmetrical bis(5'-nucleosyl)-tetraphosphatase; the protein is MSIYFISDIHGCYREFKILLKKSNFNIQTDYLWVAGDLVGRGPNSLKVMRYLYSIQDRINIVLGNHDLNLIAVYSGVKENKKENYFDEFLSAKDRHQLIHWLRSQPILKINEKQKIIMVHAGISSQWNLKTIKKCSLEIEKSLLSNDYPSFLKSVFNNKIDYWDFNLSKIDQLRYSINVFTRIRYCYPNGKLNLTCKKSPSVVQYPLLPWFFIPNKFQEKYSIVFGHWSSLKDTKVPNQFIPIDKGCCWGGKLLMLRWEDKKCFYQSYLG